CCTTGTAGAGCGTAGCGACCCAGGAAAACACCTTGATCGCCGTGGGCACCGCCACGGTGAAGGTGAGGAAGGAGAAGATCATGCCGGCCAGCTCGCTCTGGCCGCTGACGAACATGTGATGACCCCAGACGAGGAAGCTGAGCAGCGCGATCGCCAGCGACGAGTAGGCGATCGCCCGGTAGCCGAAGATCGGCTTCTGGCTGTGCACAGCGATGATCTCGCTGATAATGCCGAAGGCCGGAAGGATCATGATGTAGACGGCCGGATGTGAGTAGAACCAGAAGAAGTGCTGATAGAGCACCGGGTCGCCGCCCATCGCCGGGTCGAAGATGCCGATGCCCAGCACGCGCTCGGCCAGCAGCAGCAAGAGCGTGATCGCCAGCACCGGGGTGGCGAGCACCTGGATGATCGCCGTGGCATAGGTCGCCCAGAGGAAGAGCGGCAGCCGCATCCAGGTCAGCCCCGGCGCGCGCAGCTTGTGGATCGTGACGATGAAGTTGATCCCGGTGAGGATCGAGGAGAAGCCGAGCACGAAGACGCCTAAGGTGGCGGAGATGACGGCCGTTCCGGTCTGCGTGCTGTAGGGCGTGTAGAAGGTCCAGCCGGTGTCCATCGCGCCGGCGAGAATCGAGTAGAGCAGGAAGACGCTGCCGACCAGGTAGATCCAGTAGGAGAGCAGGTTGAGCCGCGGAAAGGCGACGTCCTTGGCTCCGATCATGATCGGCAGGAAGATGTTGCCGAGCGAGGCGGGGATCGACGGGATGATGAACACGAAGATCATGATCGCGCCGTGCAGGGTGAATAACTTATTGTAGGTGTCGGCGCTCAGCAGGTCAGGCTTCGCCGACATCAGCTCGAGGCGCAGGACGACGGCGAGCAGCCCGCCGATGAAGAAGAAGGTCAGCACCGAGATCAGGTACATCACGCCGATCCGCTTGTGATCGAGCGTGAAGAGCCAGCTCAGGAGGCCACGTTGCGCCGTCAGGTAGTTGGCGGGCGCCGCGCCCGCGGCGGTCGCAGCGAGCGCCTGGTCAGCCGGGGCAGGCCCCGCTTGATCGGCCGTGGTCATCGCTTCACCTCGGTCATTTCAGCGTCTTGATGTAGTCGATCAGCGCGTTGATCTGCGGATCTGTGAGCAGGCCCGAGAAGGTCGGCATCAGCGGCTGGAAGCCCTTGACGACCTTGGCGCTCGGGTTCATCAGCGACTCCCGAATGTAGTTGTCGTCGATCGTGACCGACGTGCCGTCGCTCATCTCCTCGGTCTTGCCGTAGCGCCCGGCGAGCGGTGGACCGGGCAGGCCCATCCGGTCGGTGGTGCGGCTGTGACAGGTCACGCAGGCCTTGGCGACGAAGAGCTTTTCGCCGTCCGGCGGGCCGCCGCCGGTCTGCGCCCACTGCTCGAAGTCCGCCGTGCTGACGACCTTGACGCGGGCGTGCATCTGCGAGTGCCCGCGGCCGCAGTACTCGGCGCAGAAGATGTCGTAGCTGCCGAGGCGCGTGGCCTCGAACCAGGCTACCGTGTAGCGGTTGGGGAGGACGTCCTTCTTGATGCGGAAGGCGGGCACATAGAAGCTGTGGATCACGTCGGCAGCCGACATCGTTAGCTTGACCGGCCGCCCCTGAGGCACAACGAGCTCGGTCGCGCCGACCACCCCATGCTTGGGGTAGTCGAAGGACCAGCTCCATTTTTGCGCCAGCACGCGCACCTCGATCGCTCCGGCGGGCGGCACGCTGAGCGTGACGTAGTCGCTGAAGCTCCAAAAGAAGATGCCGACGAGGATCAGGGCGGGGACGACCGACCAGGCGATCTCGAGCCGGTGGTTGCCCTCGATCTGGCTCACCTTCACCGGCTGGCCGCGCCGCCGACGGTACTTGATCACGAAGGCGATGGTCAGGCCGACCACCAGCAGGAAGAAGAACGCGCTCAGGTAGTAGATGAAATAGAAGAGCACATCGCCGCGCTCGGCCGCCGTCGAGGCCTGTTCGGGCAGCCAGAGCGTGCCGCGGCTGGCAGCGCCTTCGGTCGCCGTGGCCGTTGCGGTGAGCAAGGGGTAGATGGTCATCAGCTCGGGGCCTAGCGTGCTGCGGCTGGCAGGATCACACGCGCTGCAGCCGGTGGAGCGGGGGTAGGTGAGGGGGCCAGCGGCGCCGGGGATGGGCTCGCCAGCTCGAGTGGCGCGATCAGCGCCGGGTCGGCCGCGAGCAGCTCCATCGCGCGGGCGACGGGGATGCGGAAGAGGCCGCGCGGAGCGTCCACGACCTCATAGTGGTTGAGCAGCCGACGGTCGCGGGCGCGCAGCTCGGGCAGCGCCGGGGGCACCTGGGAGAGGTCCTGGGCGACGAGCTCACGCTGCGAGACCGCGTCGAAGTACTGCCAGAGCGCGAGCACGACGATCACCACCAGGCCGAGTAGGGCTAGCACCCAGAGGCCGACCTGGACGACCGGCAGCGCATCCGCTTCGACACCGGGGCTCGCGGAGGCGGCGGGAGCTTCTTGTCGCTCGGTCATCGTGTCGTCCTCAGTAGTTCTCGAAGGCCAGCGACTCGGCGAGGCGCGGGTCGCGCATGGGCACCAGCGCATGGCGCTGCAGCTGGCGCAAGAAGAACGCCACGAACAAACCGCCGATGCCGAGGAAGGCGGTCAGATCGAGCAGGTCGAAGGCGGCGCCGGCCGGGTGGAGCACGGGCATCACGAGCCAGTAGAGGTCGAGGTAGTGCAGCGCCAGCAGCCAGAGCGCGGCCGGCAGCAGGGTTGCGCCGCGCCGTTTGGTCGCGCGGGTCATCAGGTAGAAGAAGGGGACGACGAAGTGACCGAGGCCGAGCGCCAGGGTCACCTGACGCCAGGAGCCCGCGAGGCGCCGCGCGTACCAGATCGTCTCCTCGGGTAGATTGCCGTACCAGATCAGCATGAACTGCGAGAAGGCGATATAGGACCAGAAGACCGTGAAGCCGAAGAGCAGCTTGCCGAGATCATGGTAGTGCTCGACGCTGATGACGTCGCCGAGCACCCCGGCGCTACGCAAGAGCAGCCCGACCAGCGCGAGAAAGGCGAAGATCGCGACGACGCAGCCGGAGAAGTAGTAGACGCCGAACATCGTCGAGTACCAATGCGGATCGAGCGACATCAGCCAGTCGAAGGCCGCGAAGGTCACTGTAAGCGCGAAGAGAATAATGGCCGGGCCGCTCAGTCGCTGCAGGCGCAGGGTCGCCTCTGGGGCACCGTCCTGATCCTGTCGCAGGGAGCGCCGATAGAAGGCCCAGGCCAGGGCGGTCCAGATGCCGAAATAGCCCAGCGCGCGCGCCACGAAGAAGGGGATGTTGAGGTAGGGCGTCTTGCTCGCCAGCAGCGCATCGTGCCTGAGCGCGTCGGGGTGGGTCCAATGAAAGAGCTCATGGAGACCGCCGACGACGGGTAGAAAGAGCAGGCCGAGCAGGGGCAGCGTGATCATCGCGTGCTCGGCCAACCGCCGCACGACGACGCTCCAACCCGCCCTGGTGGCGAACTGCACGATGACGAAGAAGAGCGCACCGAGCGCGATGCTGAGCCAGTAGAGCAGCGCCACGAGGTAGGAGAAGTGAGCCTGGCGTGCAGCGCCCGCGCCGCGACCAAGCAGCCAGTGGGCCATCAGCGCGAGCAACCCGACGCTAGCCGCCGCCAAGGAGAGCGCGCGCCAGGTCTTGGAGCGGGGCAGGCGGAGCTGCTCAGGGCGCAGGGTCGAAGGGGCGGCGTGCGTCACGGCGTCCTCCAGCCGCGTCGCACGACGACGTCAGGCGGTAGCTGATCGAGGGTGGCGTGGCCGGCGAGCTGGAGCGCGCGGACATAGGCGGCGATGGCCCAGCGATCGGTGACCGGGATGGCCCAGGCGTAGGAGGGCATGCTGCGCACGCCCTCGCTGATGACGCCGAAGAAGTGACCGATCGGCGCCTGGAGCAGACGCTGCTCGTGGTAGGAGGGCGCGGGTACGGCCATCTTGCGCGCGCGCAAGATCGACTCCCCATTGCCACTCGCTCCATGACAGGGTTGGCAGTAGATGTCGAAGCGCTCGCGGCCGCGCTGTAACAAGTCGGCGGTCAGCGCCACGGGCAGGCGATCGGCTGGCTTTCCGTCAAGGGTGCCGCGATAGAGATGCTCGCTCTCGCGCAGCGCGCCGTGGGCGATGGTGTTGGCCGGTGGCGTGCGCATCGCCCGCCCGTCGGCGAAGAAGGCATTGCTCTGCTGGGCGCCAAAGCGCGCCTGTGAAGCCATGTTCTGCTGCAGATGAACCGGCGGTGAGCTCGATCGCCCACCGCGACAGGCGGAGAGGCCGAGCAGCAGCAGCGCCGCGACCCGAGCCGCCGCAACGAAGCCGCGTGCGTGGCGCCATCGCCGCGCCAAGAGCCTTGCTGCTTGCCTCAGCACGCCCATCGGGGGCCTCCGTATGAGGGGGTCATTGGGCTTGGGGGCATCATTGGGCCAACAGCTCGACGTGCGTCGCGCCGAGCTCCTTCAACCAACCGGGGGTCTGGTCGGGATCGAAACGCGGGTCCGCCGCCTCGACCGAGATGAAGAAGCGATCGTCGCCGACCCCGGCGAAGCGCTCGCTGCGAAACACAGGATGGTAGTGGCGAGGGAGCCGGTTGAAGTGCAGCATCCCCAGAACGCAGGTCAACGCGGCCGCCAGCACGCCGACCTCGAAGGTCACGGGGACGAAGGCGGGCCAGCTAAAATAGGGTTTGCCAGCGATCACCATCGGATAGGCGATGGTGCTGGTCCACCACTGCAGGCCGAGGCCGCCGGCGGCCCCGAGCATGCCGCCGACGAAGACGACCCAGGGCAGGCGCGAGGGGCGCAGACCCATCGCGCGGTCGAGTCCATGCACTGGAAAGGGGCTATGGGCGTCCCAGCGCGAGAAGCCGCCATCGCGTAGGCGCTCGCAAGCGCGATAGAGCGCCGTCGGGTCGGCGAATTCCGCCAACACGCCCCAGGTCTCGGTGGCTGGCGTTTCAGCCATGGATCAGGTCTCCTGTGGGCGGCGGCAGGTTGCCGCCGCTTGCCAGTGGCGCGGTCGCGGCGCTGTCGCTCGTGGGGGCGGGTGTCGGGCCGTGGACGTGGGCTGCCGGCACGATCGCCTTGACCTCCGCCATCGCCACCTGCGGCAGGAAGCGCACGAAGAGCGAGAACATCGTGAAGAAGAGCCCGAAGCTCCCGACCAGCGCGCAGACGTCCCAGAAGGTCGGCGAGTAGTAGTCCCAGCTCGAGGGGAGGAAGTCGCGGTGCAGCGAGGTCACCGTGATGACGAAGCGCTCGAACCACATGCCCACGTTGATCAGAATCGAGGAGACGAAGAGCCAGGGCAGCGACCGGCGGGCGCGCTTGAACCAGAAGCTCTGCGGCACGATGACGTTGCAGGTGACCATGATCCAATAGGCCCAGGCATAGGGGCCAAAGGCGCGGTTGATGAAGACAAAACGCTCGAAGGGGTTGCCGCTATACCACGCGATGAAGAACTCCATCGCATAGGCGTAGCCGACGATCGAGCCGGTCAGCAGCATCACCTTCGCCATGTTCTCGAAGTGGCGGAGGGTGACGATGTGCGTCAAGCCGAAGAGCTCGCGCGCGATCACCATCAGCGTCACGACCATCGCGAAGCCGGAGAAGATCGCGCCGGCGACGAAGTAGGGCGGGAAGATGGTCGTGTGCCAGCCGGGGACCTGCGAGACGGCGAAGTCGAAGGAGACGATCGAGTGCACCGAGAGCACGAGGGGCGCCGAGATCGCCGCCAGAATCAGGTAGGCCCGCTCGTAGTGCTGCCAGTGCCGATTCGAGCCGCGCCAGCCGAGGGCGAAGATGCCGTAGGCGATGCGCCGGACGCGGCTCTTGGCGCGGTCGCGGACGGTCGCCAGGTCGGGCAGCAGTCCGACGTACCAGAAGAGCAGCGAGACGGCGCCATAGATGCTCACGGCGAAGACATCCCAGAGCAGCGGGCTACGGAAGTTGGGCCAGACGCCCATCTGGTTGGGGTAGGGCAGTGCCCAGTAGATGACCCAGACGCGGCCGACGTGGATCGTCGGAAAAAGCAGCGCACACATCACGGCGAAGATCGTCATCGCCTCCGCGAAGCGGTTGATCGACGTGCGCCAGCGCTGGCGAAAGAGGAAGAGGATCGCGGAGATCAGCGTCCCGGCGTGGCCGATGCCGACCCAGAAGACGAAGTTGACGATCGCCCAGCCCCAGCCGACGGGGTTGTTCAGACCCCAGATCCCCGTGCCCATATAGAAGAGATAGGCGGTGCTGAGCACGAGCACGCCGAGGAGCGCCAGCGACACACCGAAGAAGATGTACCAAGCGCGCGGCGGCACCCACTCGACGGGGCGGCAGACCGCCTCGGTGATGCCGTGGAGGCTGTTGTCGCCCAGCAGCAGCGGCGCCCGCTGATCGACGGGCTCGTCGAGGTTGAGGCTCAGCTCGGTGGCGGTGGGCTGCTGCGACATACGATGTGAACCTAGATCAGCGAGCCGGCTCAGCCGAGCTTGGGGTTGGGGTTGCGCACGCGCGCGAGGTAGGTCGTGCGCGGCTTGAGATTCATGTCGCCCAGCACCGCGTAGTTGCGGTCGCGCTGCTTGAGCTGCGCGACGCGGCTCCGCGGGTCATTGAGATCGCCGAAGACGATCGCCTCGGTCGGGCAGACCTGCTGACAGGCCGGCACCACCGTGCCGTCGGCGATGGTATCGCTGCCCGCGGCCTTGGCCGCGAGGCGGGCGCCGTTGATGCGTTGCACGCAGTAGGTGCACTTCTCCATCACCCCGCGAAAGCGCACGGTGACGTCGGGGTTGCGCTGCATCGCCAGCAGCGCGTTCTGCCGGTCGTGCTCGGCCTGGTAGTTGAAGAAGTTGAAGCGCCGCACCTTATATGGGCAGTTGTTGGCACAGTAGCGTGTGCCGATGCAGCGGTTGTAGGCCATGTCGTTCAGCCCCTCGGGGCTATGCGCGGTGGCGCCGACCGGGCAGACGCTTTCGCAGGGCGCCGTCTCGCAATGCTGGCAGGCCATCGGCTGCGTGACGGGCAGGGCGTCGTCGCTCTCGCCGCTGAAATAGCGATCGAGGCGAATCCAATGCATCTCGCGGCCGTTGAGCACGCGCTCCTTGCCGACGACGGGGATCGTGTTCTCTGACTGGCAGGCGATCGTGCAGGCGTTGCAGCCGATGCAGCTGCTGAGGTCGATCGTCATGCCCCATTGCCGACCCGTCGTGGGGTTGGGCGGCTCCCAGAGCAGGGTCTTGACCTCGGCGTCGGGCAGGAGCTGCGCGGCGCGGGCGAAGTCAGGGTCGCGCTGGTACTGCGCCAGCGTTGCCTCCTGCACGATCGGGCGGCGCTGGCCGGTCAGGGGCTCGATCAGCGTGCCGTGGTCCTGCGTGCAGGCGAGCGCGTAGTGCCCGCGCAGGTGGCGCAGCCTGACGCCTTGGGCGAAGCGCGAGGCGTCGACGGTGCGCAGCGCGTTGGCGTTGAAGCCGCGGCCGTCGGCCACCGGGCCGCTATGCTGGCGACCATAGCCCAGCGCCAAGGCGACGCAGCTCTCTGCGACGCCCGGCGTGATCCAGACGGCGGCCTGCAGGCGGCGACCATCATGTTCGAGCTCGATCAGCTCCTCGGACTTGAGCCCGAGCCGGCGCGCCGTGGCTGCCCCGATCAACGCCGCGTTATCCCACGTCAGCTTGGTCACCGGATCGGGCAGCTCTTGCAGCCAGGCGTTGCCGGCGAAGCGGCCGTCGTAGAGCGTCGCGTCGAGCTGAAAGACCAACTCCAGGCGTTGGTCGGTGGGGGCCGGTCTATCGAGGGCGTCCTGCGGGCGCGCCGTCCGGGCGTCCCGATCGGCCGAGCCGCTCGAGCCCTCGAGCGTTGGTCGCGCTGCGGGCCTGCCGGCGAGCTGGGTCGCAAGCGCCTGCCACTCGTAGGTGGGGCTGAGCGCGGCGAGCTCAGCCGGGCGCTGCCCGTCATGGACCAGCGCGCGCCAGCGACGCTCGTGGCTGGCCTCATCGGCCCCGGCCGGCAGCAGGCCTGCATAGGCTGCGGTCGCCGGGCGGCGCAGCAGCGTGTAGCCATCGTGGAGCTTAGAGGCGATCAGGCGCGCAACGAGCTCGATCGGCGAGAGCGAGGCGAAGAGGGGCGCGATCAGCGGCTGCTGCACGCTGATCGTGCCGTCGGCGGCGCGGAGATCGCCCCAGGCCTCGAGGAAGTGGCTTTGGGGCACGACCCAGCGCGCCAGCGCCGCGGTCTCGTTGGCCGTGGGGCAGAGGTAGATCGTCGACGGGACGCGGCGCAGCAAGGTGCCGAACTCGAGATCGGCCGGCGCGTCATAGACCGGGTTTCCGCCGACGATGACCAGCGATGAGACGGTCTCGGCCCGCAGCGCCGCGGCGAGGGCCTCGATCCCCTCGCAGTCCGCTGCCAGGTCGGGGTAGTAGCTGACCGTCTGGCCGACGCTGCCGAGCAGCGCGTTGGTCAGCTGGCCGAGCGCATGGACCAGCGGCGGCTGCCCTTCGCCAACGATGATCAACGCCCGCCCGCGATGGGCGAGGAGGTCCTCGGCCAGCGCGCCAATCCAGCGCTGATGCGCGGCGCTCGGCGCGCGCGCCCGCAGGCGCGCCAGGAGCTGCTCGGCGCCGGCGGGCGCCGGCAGGGAAGGCGCGAGCTTGGCGACCAGGTCGGCGAGAAAGCCACCCACCTGCGAGGCCGCCAGGCGCAGGCGATTGTCGGCGTTCATCCCCGTGACGGTGAAGGCTGGCTCGACCACGTAGAGCCTGTTCATCCCGTCGCGCGGGCTGGTGAGGCGCCGTCGTTGGGCAAAGGCGCGGGCCTGGCGGACGACGTCGCCCTCGAGGCCGAGCGGATCGGCGTCGAGGGCTAGCACGACATCGGCGCGATCGAGCGCATAGCAGGGCCGAGCCCCCTTCAGCCCGACGAGTGCTGCGCCGGCCAGGCTCTGCCGTGGTTGGGCCGCGTCGTGGACGTAGAGGCGTGCGTGCGGGTAGCGAGCGCGAAGCTCGCCCAGCAGCGCGTGGAGCGTCGGCGAACGGAGGTCCTGCAGCAGCAGCGCCAGGCCGCGCCCCTGCTGCCGCTCGAGGCGCGCCGCGAGCCCGGCCAGCGCGGCATCGCGCTCGCGCGTGGAGACCGAGCGGTCGCCGAGGCGCGTGCGCCGCAGGCGCTGCGGGTCGTAGAGATCGAGCACGCTCGCCTGCAGGAAGGTGTCGGTGGCGCCGCGACTCATCGGATGGTCGGGGTGGCCCTCGATCTTGGTCGGGCGTCCGTCCTGGCTCTCGACGAGCAGGCCGACCACCCCCCCCGTGAGCTGGGCGGCGGTGGCGTAGTAGCGCGGCTGTCCAGGGACCAGATCCTCGGGCCGCTGGTTGAAGGGCAGGATCAGCTCGCGTGGCTTGCGCACGCAGCCGCTCAGCGTGGCGCCGGCGAGGGTTAGCGAGGCGCCCATCACCCCGAGGAAGTCGCGGCGCCCGACGTGGTCGAGGTCGAGCTGCGCGGCATTGGGCGGAAACTCGTCGCGCTGGGCAGCCTGCGCTGGATCGATCGGCGCGCCCTCGGCATTGAGGCTGCGCCAATGACGCGGGGCGGTGGCGTTTCCCTCGGCGGTGGCAGCGGGGGCGTGCACTCTAGGCGTAGTCATCGGTGGCACCCCGAGCAGTGCAAGGGCGGCTCGAGCTGGCGCTTGCGCCGCGGATCGCGCGCGGCGACGTAGCCCGCGGCCGCCGGGTCGTAGCCGAGGTCGGTGACTTTGTCCAACGGACCCACCCGGCCCGCTGGGTTGCGGTGGCAGTCCAAGCACCAGCTCATGCTCAGCGGCTGGACCTGGCGCACGACCGTCATCTGGTCGACGCGGCCGTGACACTGCACGCAGCCGACGCCCGCGGCCACGTGGACGCGGTGATCGAAGAAGGCGTAGTCGGGCAGCAGGTGAACGCGCACCCAGGGGAGCGGCAGCCCGCTGGCATGGGCGATGCGCAGGGGCGCGAGCTTGACGGTCTCGGGCAAGATCAGCTTCTCGTGACAGCCCATGCAGGTCTGCGTCGGGGGCACGGCGGCGACCGGCGCCCGCTCGACGGTGCTGTGGCAGTAGCGGCAGTCGAAGCCGAGCTCGCCCGCGTGGAGCTTATGGCTGAAGGGGACGGGCTGGATCGGCTCGTAGCCGACGTCGGTAAACGAGGGAGAAAACCAGTACCAGATCGCGCCGACGACCGTCGCCAAGACCACGGGCAAGGCCAGGCCGAGGTAGAGCGGAAGACGATTGGTCCAGCGCGGGAAGAGCGGGGTCACGGCTTGTCGACGCTCCCTCGGTAGCAGTAGTCGCCGGCAGTCGCCCCAGCGGCTTCGATCCCGGGCGACCTCGAGCACACGATGCAGCGGCCTCTGCGTGCCCGCGCCACGAACTCGACCGACGGGGGCGGCCGCGCTCGTCTTGGGCTCAGGAAGGCCGCAGGGCGGAGCGTCGGCTTGCCCCGCCGGAACGCGCGCACCCTAGCGATAACGCCCCGCGTTGGCAAGGGCCAGCGGCGACGGCCAGCGGCGACGGCGGAGGTGCGGCGACGGCGGACATGCGGCGACGGCGGACGTGCGGGGCAGCTGGTGGTGCGGGGTCTGCAGCGGTGGCGCTGGCCTCCCTCGCGCTGCCGAGCCTCGACGGGGTGCGCGCGGGCGGGGGAGGGAGGCTGACTTTCGCAGTAGACAGCCGGGGCGCGCTGAGTAGACTGTGCGGCGATGATTATTGTGATGCGCCCCGAATGCGGGCCTGAATCCCCCGAAGTGGCCGAGGTCGTGCGCCTGGCGCGGACCTTCCCCGACGTGCAACCAGAGGTACGGCAAATCCAGGGCGCCACGCGCTCGCTGACGGAGGTCTACCTGATCGGATCGACTGGCCAACTGCCGCTCGATCGCTTCGCCGACAGCCTGGGCGTCGAGCGCGCGATCCGCGTGCGAGAGAAATATCGTGCGATTGGCCGCCACGAGGGGCAGGTCGAGGCGCTGGGCTTCGAGTACAACGGGCTCCGCTTCGGCGATGATAGCTTCCATGTCTTCGCCGGGCTCTGCGCGGTCGACACCCGTGAGAACGTCGAGCAGATGTTCCGCGCGCTGAAGCAGCTCGGGCTGCAGACGACGCGTGCCGGGGCCTACAAGCCGCGCACCAGCCCCTACGATTTCCAGGGGCATGGCCGCGCCTGTCTGCCCTACGTCTTCGAGCTGGCCGGCAAGTACGACATCAAGTGCGTGGCGATGGAGATCACCCACGAGACGCAGCTCGACGAGATCCGCGAGGCCCTCGAGCGCGCCGGGCAGCCGACGGGTGTGCTGATTCAAATCGGCACGCGCAACGCGCAGAACTTCGAGCTGCTGAAGCACGTTGGGCAGCAGCAGGACTTTCCCGTGCTCTTCAAGCGCGGGATGGGCATCACGCTGGCCGAGTCGCTGAATGCCTGTGAATACATCGCCAGCGGCGGCAACCATCGAATCATCTTCTGCCTGCGCGGGATGAAGACGAACCTCGGCGATCCGCACCGAAACCTCGTCGACTTCGCGCATGTGCCGGTGGTCAAGCGCCTGACGCGCTTGCCGGTCTGTATCGACCCGTCGCATTCGGTCGGCCAGCGCCTGGTGGCGTTGGACGGCTTGCTCGACATGCATCACGCGGCAGCGCAGGGCATCGTCGCCGGCGCGAACATGGTGCTGGTCGACTTCCATCCGACG
The Pseudomonadota bacterium DNA segment above includes these coding regions:
- the ctaD gene encoding cytochrome c oxidase subunit I — translated: MTTADQAGPAPADQALAATAAGAAPANYLTAQRGLLSWLFTLDHKRIGVMYLISVLTFFFIGGLLAVVLRLELMSAKPDLLSADTYNKLFTLHGAIMIFVFIIPSIPASLGNIFLPIMIGAKDVAFPRLNLLSYWIYLVGSVFLLYSILAGAMDTGWTFYTPYSTQTGTAVISATLGVFVLGFSSILTGINFIVTIHKLRAPGLTWMRLPLFLWATYATAIIQVLATPVLAITLLLLLAERVLGIGIFDPAMGGDPVLYQHFFWFYSHPAVYIMILPAFGIISEIIAVHSQKPIFGYRAIAYSSLAIALLSFLVWGHHMFVSGQSELAGMIFSFLTFTVAVPTAIKVFSWVATLYKGSIALTTAMLYALVFLFTFTIGGLTGIFLGSLTPDIHLHDTYFVVAHFHYVMMGGTVIAFLGGLHHWWPKFTGRMFSERWGRVGAALVFVGFNGTFFPKFLLGAQGMPRRYHSYDLVAPDQLPLFELLHRLSSFGSQLLTLGFLIMAGYLLHSLFYGQRAPANPWGGATLEWQTASPPPTSNFDDDPVCSRGPYDFRDDSQTATAAAS
- a CDS encoding cytochrome c3 family protein codes for the protein MTPLFPRWTNRLPLYLGLALPVVLATVVGAIWYWFSPSFTDVGYEPIQPVPFSHKLHAGELGFDCRYCHSTVERAPVAAVPPTQTCMGCHEKLILPETVKLAPLRIAHASGLPLPWVRVHLLPDYAFFDHRVHVAAGVGCVQCHGRVDQMTVVRQVQPLSMSWCLDCHRNPAGRVGPLDKVTDLGYDPAAAGYVAARDPRRKRQLEPPLHCSGCHR
- the coxB gene encoding cytochrome c oxidase subunit II; translation: MTIYPLLTATATATEGAASRGTLWLPEQASTAAERGDVLFYFIYYLSAFFFLLVVGLTIAFVIKYRRRRGQPVKVSQIEGNHRLEIAWSVVPALILVGIFFWSFSDYVTLSVPPAGAIEVRVLAQKWSWSFDYPKHGVVGATELVVPQGRPVKLTMSAADVIHSFYVPAFRIKKDVLPNRYTVAWFEATRLGSYDIFCAEYCGRGHSQMHARVKVVSTADFEQWAQTGGGPPDGEKLFVAKACVTCHSRTTDRMGLPGPPLAGRYGKTEEMSDGTSVTIDDNYIRESLMNPSAKVVKGFQPLMPTFSGLLTDPQINALIDYIKTLK
- a CDS encoding cytochrome c translates to MGVLRQAARLLARRWRHARGFVAAARVAALLLLGLSACRGGRSSSPPVHLQQNMASQARFGAQQSNAFFADGRAMRTPPANTIAHGALRESEHLYRGTLDGKPADRLPVALTADLLQRGRERFDIYCQPCHGASGNGESILRARKMAVPAPSYHEQRLLQAPIGHFFGVISEGVRSMPSYAWAIPVTDRWAIAAYVRALQLAGHATLDQLPPDVVVRRGWRTP
- a CDS encoding Fe-S-cluster-containing hydrogenase encodes the protein MTTPRVHAPAATAEGNATAPRHWRSLNAEGAPIDPAQAAQRDEFPPNAAQLDLDHVGRRDFLGVMGASLTLAGATLSGCVRKPRELILPFNQRPEDLVPGQPRYYATAAQLTGGVVGLLVESQDGRPTKIEGHPDHPMSRGATDTFLQASVLDLYDPQRLRRTRLGDRSVSTRERDAALAGLAARLERQQGRGLALLLQDLRSPTLHALLGELRARYPHARLYVHDAAQPRQSLAGAALVGLKGARPCYALDRADVVLALDADPLGLEGDVVRQARAFAQRRRLTSPRDGMNRLYVVEPAFTVTGMNADNRLRLAASQVGGFLADLVAKLAPSLPAPAGAEQLLARLRARAPSAAHQRWIGALAEDLLAHRGRALIIVGEGQPPLVHALGQLTNALLGSVGQTVSYYPDLAADCEGIEALAAALRAETVSSLVIVGGNPVYDAPADLEFGTLLRRVPSTIYLCPTANETAALARWVVPQSHFLEAWGDLRAADGTISVQQPLIAPLFASLSPIELVARLIASKLHDGYTLLRRPATAAYAGLLPAGADEASHERRWRALVHDGQRPAELAALSPTYEWQALATQLAGRPAARPTLEGSSGSADRDARTARPQDALDRPAPTDQRLELVFQLDATLYDGRFAGNAWLQELPDPVTKLTWDNAALIGAATARRLGLKSEELIELEHDGRRLQAAVWITPGVAESCVALALGYGRQHSGPVADGRGFNANALRTVDASRFAQGVRLRHLRGHYALACTQDHGTLIEPLTGQRRPIVQEATLAQYQRDPDFARAAQLLPDAEVKTLLWEPPNPTTGRQWGMTIDLSSCIGCNACTIACQSENTIPVVGKERVLNGREMHWIRLDRYFSGESDDALPVTQPMACQHCETAPCESVCPVGATAHSPEGLNDMAYNRCIGTRYCANNCPYKVRRFNFFNYQAEHDRQNALLAMQRNPDVTVRFRGVMEKCTYCVQRINGARLAAKAAGSDTIADGTVVPACQQVCPTEAIVFGDLNDPRSRVAQLKQRDRNYAVLGDMNLKPRTTYLARVRNPNPKLG
- the nrfD gene encoding polysulfide reductase NrfD, which codes for MSQQPTATELSLNLDEPVDQRAPLLLGDNSLHGITEAVCRPVEWVPPRAWYIFFGVSLALLGVLVLSTAYLFYMGTGIWGLNNPVGWGWAIVNFVFWVGIGHAGTLISAILFLFRQRWRTSINRFAEAMTIFAVMCALLFPTIHVGRVWVIYWALPYPNQMGVWPNFRSPLLWDVFAVSIYGAVSLLFWYVGLLPDLATVRDRAKSRVRRIAYGIFALGWRGSNRHWQHYERAYLILAAISAPLVLSVHSIVSFDFAVSQVPGWHTTIFPPYFVAGAIFSGFAMVVTLMVIARELFGLTHIVTLRHFENMAKVMLLTGSIVGYAYAMEFFIAWYSGNPFERFVFINRAFGPYAWAYWIMVTCNVIVPQSFWFKRARRSLPWLFVSSILINVGMWFERFVITVTSLHRDFLPSSWDYYSPTFWDVCALVGSFGLFFTMFSLFVRFLPQVAMAEVKAIVPAAHVHGPTPAPTSDSAATAPLASGGNLPPPTGDLIHG
- a CDS encoding quinol:cytochrome C oxidoreductase; its protein translation is MTHAAPSTLRPEQLRLPRSKTWRALSLAAASVGLLALMAHWLLGRGAGAARQAHFSYLVALLYWLSIALGALFFVIVQFATRAGWSVVVRRLAEHAMITLPLLGLLFLPVVGGLHELFHWTHPDALRHDALLASKTPYLNIPFFVARALGYFGIWTALAWAFYRRSLRQDQDGAPEATLRLQRLSGPAIILFALTVTFAAFDWLMSLDPHWYSTMFGVYYFSGCVVAIFAFLALVGLLLRSAGVLGDVISVEHYHDLGKLLFGFTVFWSYIAFSQFMLIWYGNLPEETIWYARRLAGSWRQVTLALGLGHFVVPFFYLMTRATKRRGATLLPAALWLLALHYLDLYWLVMPVLHPAGAAFDLLDLTAFLGIGGLFVAFFLRQLQRHALVPMRDPRLAESLAFENY
- a CDS encoding DUF3341 domain-containing protein; translation: MAETPATETWGVLAEFADPTALYRACERLRDGGFSRWDAHSPFPVHGLDRAMGLRPSRLPWVVFVGGMLGAAGGLGLQWWTSTIAYPMVIAGKPYFSWPAFVPVTFEVGVLAAALTCVLGMLHFNRLPRHYHPVFRSERFAGVGDDRFFISVEAADPRFDPDQTPGWLKELGATHVELLAQ